One genomic segment of Zonotrichia albicollis isolate bZonAlb1 chromosome 34, bZonAlb1.hap1, whole genome shotgun sequence includes these proteins:
- the LOC141726277 gene encoding uncharacterized protein LOC141726277 isoform X1: MAAEEGKLFVGGLNYDTDEQGLEQHFSSFGPISEVVVVKDRETQRSRGFGFVTFSNPEHASDAMQAMNGEEEATEATAAATRGARGATGATGTTAAGRGVMGSVTHRPRTGTTTTTELRSLGRSLGGPLPPPPGPWMDNEGGGGEMGGGGGWGRGPRVCSDNKGQSPSPTV; the protein is encoded by the exons ATGGCGGCGGAGGAGGGGAAGTTGTTCGTGGGGGGCCTCAACTACGACACGGACgagcagggcctggagcagcacTTCAGCTCCTTCGGGCCCATCTCCGAAG TGGTGGTGGTGAAGGACAGGGAGACCCAGCGCTCACGGGGCTTCGGCTTCGTCACCTTCAGCAACCCCGAGCACGCCAGCGACGCCATGCAGGCCATGAACGGGGAG gaggaggCGACCGAGGCTACGGCGGCCGCTACGAGGGGCGCCCGGGGGGCTACGGGGGCAACCGGGACTACGGCGGCCG GCAGGGGGGTTATGGGGAGCGTTACCCATCGGCCTCGTACCGGGACAACTACGACAACTGAG CTCCGGAGCCTCGGGCGGAGCCTGGGggggcccctcccccccccccccgggccGTGGATGGACAACgagggggggggaggggagatgggggggggtggggggtgggggaggggaccCCGAGTTTGTAGCGACAATAAAGGACAGAGCCCCTCCCCCACTGTGTGA
- the LOC141726277 gene encoding RNA-binding protein 3-like isoform X4 — protein MAAEEGKLFVGGLNYDTDEQGLEQHFSSFGPISEVVVVKDRETQRSRGFGFVTFSNPEHASDAMQAMNGEEEATEATAAATRGARGATGATGTTAAGRGVMGSVTHRPRTGTTTTTELRSLGRSLEGTPSL, from the exons ATGGCGGCGGAGGAGGGGAAGTTGTTCGTGGGGGGCCTCAACTACGACACGGACgagcagggcctggagcagcacTTCAGCTCCTTCGGGCCCATCTCCGAAG TGGTGGTGGTGAAGGACAGGGAGACCCAGCGCTCACGGGGCTTCGGCTTCGTCACCTTCAGCAACCCCGAGCACGCCAGCGACGCCATGCAGGCCATGAACGGGGAG gaggaggCGACCGAGGCTACGGCGGCCGCTACGAGGGGCGCCCGGGGGGCTACGGGGGCAACCGGGACTACGGCGGCCG GCAGGGGGGTTATGGGGAGCGTTACCCATCGGCCTCGTACCGGGACAACTACGACAACTGAG CTCCGGAGCCTCGGGCGGAGCCTGG aggggaccCCGAGTTTGTAG
- the LOC141726277 gene encoding RNA-binding protein 3-like isoform X2, whose amino-acid sequence MAAEEGKLFVGGLNYDTDEQGLEQHFSSFGPISEVVVVKDRETQRSRGFGFVTFSNPEHASDAMQAMNGECLDGRQIRVDHAGKSPRGSRGGFGGGRGRARGYGRGGGDRGYGGRYEGRPGGYGGNRDYGGRQGGYGERYPSASYRDNYDN is encoded by the exons ATGGCGGCGGAGGAGGGGAAGTTGTTCGTGGGGGGCCTCAACTACGACACGGACgagcagggcctggagcagcacTTCAGCTCCTTCGGGCCCATCTCCGAAG TGGTGGTGGTGAAGGACAGGGAGACCCAGCGCTCACGGGGCTTCGGCTTCGTCACCTTCAGCAACCCCGAGCACGCCAGCGACGCCATGCAGGCCATGAACGGGGAG tGCCTGGACGGGCGCCAGATCCGCGTCGATCACGCCGGGAAATCCCCGCGGGGCTCCCGGGGCGGCTTcgggggcgggcggggccgggccaggGGCTACGGGAGAG gaggaggCGACCGAGGCTACGGCGGCCGCTACGAGGGGCGCCCGGGGGGCTACGGGGGCAACCGGGACTACGGCGGCCG GCAGGGGGGTTATGGGGAGCGTTACCCATCGGCCTCGTACCGGGACAACTACGACAACTGA
- the LOC141726277 gene encoding RNA-binding protein 3-like isoform X3 → MSLKCPKISLNYPKISLGQHFSSFGPISEVVVVKDRETQRSRGFGFVTFSNPEHASDAMQAMNGECLDGRQIRVDHAGKSPRGSRGGFGGGRGRARGYGRGGGDRGYGGRYEGRPGGYGGNRDYGGRQGGYGERYPSASYRDNYDN, encoded by the exons ATGTCATTAAAGTGCCCTAAAATATCTTTAAATTACCCTAAAATATCCCTGGGGCAGCACTTCAGCTCCTTCGGGCCCATCTCCGAAG TGGTGGTGGTGAAGGACAGGGAGACCCAGCGCTCACGGGGCTTCGGCTTCGTCACCTTCAGCAACCCCGAGCACGCCAGCGACGCCATGCAGGCCATGAACGGGGAG tGCCTGGACGGGCGCCAGATCCGCGTCGATCACGCCGGGAAATCCCCGCGGGGCTCCCGGGGCGGCTTcgggggcgggcggggccgggccaggGGCTACGGGAGAG gaggaggCGACCGAGGCTACGGCGGCCGCTACGAGGGGCGCCCGGGGGGCTACGGGGGCAACCGGGACTACGGCGGCCG GCAGGGGGGTTATGGGGAGCGTTACCCATCGGCCTCGTACCGGGACAACTACGACAACTGA
- the LOC102061019 gene encoding cyclin-dependent kinase 16 isoform X1, which produces MDRMKKIKRQLSMTLRGGRAPDKALGDPRDGTGSDSEAGGDEARMGSDGESDPPSGTSSEEVASPVRLRQHPRHGACEDVTKRLSLPADTRLPEGGLGLPGPLSRRLRRVSLSEIGFGKLETYVKLDKLGEGTYATVYKGRSKLTENLVALKEIRLEHEEGAPCTAIREVSLLRDLKHANVVTLHDIVHTPQCLTLVFEYLDRDLKQYLDDCGNVISMHNVRLFLFQLLRGLAFCHRHKVLHRDLKPQNLLLSRRGDLKLADFGLARAKSIPTKTFSSEVVTLWYRPPDILLGSTEYSTQIDMWDPDGGDVAGHRCQRRVPGTQIPAVPARGAAAARATVGPGRRRPPGAAAAVRGAAPGAGGGGHGTPVLQLPGAARQQPARHHVHLRAEGDPAAEGAGAAHGAPAPHRFFRLPGARHRVLMLSSPRIAAAPPQDPPRFGAGVPPKKKPPGLWGHPKTPRGGGSLDC; this is translated from the exons AGGCGGGGGGGGACGAGGCCCGGATGGGGTCGGACGGGGAGAGCGACCCCCCCTCGGGGACGTCCTCGGAGGAGGTGGCGTCACCCGTGAGGCTGCGGCAGCACCCGCGGCACGGAGCCTGCGAG gatgTCACCAAGCGCCTGTCCCTGCCCGCTGACACCCGCCTGCCCGagggggggctggggctgcccggGCCCCTGAGCCGCCGCCTGCGCCGCGTCTCCCTG TCTGAAATCGGCTTCGGGAAGTTGGAGACCTACGTGAAACTGGACAAACTGGGAGAG GGCACCTACGCCACGGTGTACAAGGGCCGCAGCAAGCTGACCGAGAACCTGGTGGCGCTGAAGGAAATCCGGCTGGAGCACGAGGAGGGGGCGCCGTGCACGGCCATCAGAGAgg TGTCCCTGCTGCGGGATCTCAAGCACGCCAACGTGGTGACGCTGCACGACATCGTGCACACGCCGCAGTGCCTGACGCTGGTCTTCGAGTACCTG gaCCGGGACCTGAAGCAGTATCTGGACGATTGTGGGAACGTCATCAGCATGCACAACGTCAGg CTGTTCCTGTTCCAGCTCCTGCGCGGCCTCGCCTTCTGTCACCGCCACAAGGTTCTGCACCGCGACCTCAAACCCCAGAACCTCCTGCTCAGCCGCCGGGGGGACCTCAAGCTGGCAGATTTcg GCCTGGCCCGTGCCAAGTCCATCCCCACCAAGACGTTCTCGAGCGAGGTGGTGACGCTGTGGTACCGCCCGCCCGACATCCTGCTGGGTTCCACTGAGTACAGCACCCAGATCGACATGTG GGACCCCGACGGAGGAGACGTGGCCGGGCATCGGTGCCAACGCCGAGTTCCGGGCACACAAATACCCGCTGTACCCGCCCGAGGGGCTGCGGCAGCACGCGCCACG GTTGGACCAGGACGGCGCCGAcctcctggggcagctgctgcag TTCGAGGGGCGGCGCCGGGTGCCGGCGGCGGAGGCCATGGGACACCCGTTCTTCAGCTGCCTGGGGCCGCGCGTCAGCAACCTGCCCGACA CCACGTCCATCTTCGCGCTGAAGGAGATCCAGCTGCAGAAGGAGCCGGGGCTGCGCACGGGGCCCCTGCCCCCCacag GTTCTTCCGCCTTCCGGGTGCTCGACACCGAGTTCTGATGTTGAGCAG cccccgGATCGCTGCTGcgcccccccaggacccccccagatttggggctggggtcccccccaaaaaaaaacctccaggactttggggacaccccaaaacccctcgtGGGGGGGGGTCCTTGGACTGctga
- the LOC102061019 gene encoding cyclin-dependent kinase 16 isoform X2 — protein sequence MDRMKKIKRQLSMTLRGGRAPDKALGDPRDGTGSDSEAGGDEARMGSDGESDPPSGTSSEEVASPVRLRQHPRHGACEDVTKRLSLPADTRLPEGGLGLPGPLSRRLRRVSLSEIGFGKLETYVKLDKLGEGTYATVYKGRSKLTENLVALKEIRLEHEEGAPCTAIREVSLLRDLKHANVVTLHDIVHTPQCLTLVFEYLDRDLKQYLDDCGNVISMHNVRLFLFQLLRGLAFCHRHKVLHRDLKPQNLLLSRRGDLKLADFGLARAKSIPTKTFSSEVVTLWYRPPDILLGSTEYSTQIDMWGVGCIFSEMVTGRPLFPGATVEEQLHFIFRLLGTPTEETWPGIGANAEFRAHKYPLYPPEGLRQHAPRLDQDGADLLGQLLQFEGRRRVPAAEAMGHPFFSCLGPRVSNLPDTTSIFALKEIQLQKEPGLRTGPLPPTGSSAFRVLDTEF from the exons AGGCGGGGGGGGACGAGGCCCGGATGGGGTCGGACGGGGAGAGCGACCCCCCCTCGGGGACGTCCTCGGAGGAGGTGGCGTCACCCGTGAGGCTGCGGCAGCACCCGCGGCACGGAGCCTGCGAG gatgTCACCAAGCGCCTGTCCCTGCCCGCTGACACCCGCCTGCCCGagggggggctggggctgcccggGCCCCTGAGCCGCCGCCTGCGCCGCGTCTCCCTG TCTGAAATCGGCTTCGGGAAGTTGGAGACCTACGTGAAACTGGACAAACTGGGAGAG GGCACCTACGCCACGGTGTACAAGGGCCGCAGCAAGCTGACCGAGAACCTGGTGGCGCTGAAGGAAATCCGGCTGGAGCACGAGGAGGGGGCGCCGTGCACGGCCATCAGAGAgg TGTCCCTGCTGCGGGATCTCAAGCACGCCAACGTGGTGACGCTGCACGACATCGTGCACACGCCGCAGTGCCTGACGCTGGTCTTCGAGTACCTG gaCCGGGACCTGAAGCAGTATCTGGACGATTGTGGGAACGTCATCAGCATGCACAACGTCAGg CTGTTCCTGTTCCAGCTCCTGCGCGGCCTCGCCTTCTGTCACCGCCACAAGGTTCTGCACCGCGACCTCAAACCCCAGAACCTCCTGCTCAGCCGCCGGGGGGACCTCAAGCTGGCAGATTTcg GCCTGGCCCGTGCCAAGTCCATCCCCACCAAGACGTTCTCGAGCGAGGTGGTGACGCTGTGGTACCGCCCGCCCGACATCCTGCTGGGTTCCACTGAGTACAGCACCCAGATCGACATGTG GGGGGTCGGCTGCATCTTCTCGGAGATGGTGACGGGGCGGCCGCTGTTCCCCGGGGCCACcgtggaggagcagctgcattTCATCTTCCGCCTGCTCG GGACCCCGACGGAGGAGACGTGGCCGGGCATCGGTGCCAACGCCGAGTTCCGGGCACACAAATACCCGCTGTACCCGCCCGAGGGGCTGCGGCAGCACGCGCCACG GTTGGACCAGGACGGCGCCGAcctcctggggcagctgctgcag TTCGAGGGGCGGCGCCGGGTGCCGGCGGCGGAGGCCATGGGACACCCGTTCTTCAGCTGCCTGGGGCCGCGCGTCAGCAACCTGCCCGACA CCACGTCCATCTTCGCGCTGAAGGAGATCCAGCTGCAGAAGGAGCCGGGGCTGCGCACGGGGCCCCTGCCCCCCacag GTTCTTCCGCCTTCCGGGTGCTCGACACCGAGTTCTGA